CCATTTATTCCTCCATTGTTTCGTTAGTAGTTTTTGAGATAAAAAAAGGTGGTTAATCACAAGATCAACCACCCCGTATACACAATTATTGAAACATCTTTGGTTTGCTACATTCAGACACTTAAATCGCTTACAGTTTCATGATGTAAGCAAGTGCGTAGTATTTTGGGATAATTGATGTAGATGCCGGAGCTGATCCATAACCAACAGTAACATTATGCGAATGGGGTCCATCTCCAGTGGTCCCAGCGGCGGCCAGTTTCCATCGAGGATCCCCTTCTACTTGGCCAACTCCATTAGGAACTCCCATTTCCCCTGACGTATGAAAGTGTGATCCATTAGTGTTTGTAGCACCTGTATGAATGTGATCAGGCAAATAATGGCTACCGCCTTCTGAATCTACGGGGCGAGTCGTTCCATCTTTTCCACCGAGTATGAACTTATCTACCAGATTTGGGGTCGTGATGGTGCCGTATGTACTACCATCACATAGGCCCCAGCCAACAGGGATGGGGCCTTGAGTATTGGACCACATGATAATTGCGCCGGTGGGGACGGTGATCAGGTGGCCCTGGTCGTTTTTTATGCCTTCGGTGCCGGTGAGGACAGCGCCGTCAACTGTTACGTCGAAAGTGGCGGCGTGGGTGATGGAAACTAGGCCGAAGATCATCAAGGCGGTGGCAAGGGTTATCATTACTTTATTTTTCATCTTTTTCTCCTTGGTGTTTGTTGCTATTGAATTTTATTTTTTATTTTTTTTATCCGGAAGACAGATATAGAGATCTGCTCCCTGACCGGGTTTGGCTCCGTTTATTTAATTCAGGTCGGGATCAACGTCGTCGGGGGCGCCGTCGCCGTCGGTGTCGGCGTATTCGACCAGTCGGTTGTTGACCATATCGTGCTGATAGTTGATTTCCGCTTTTGCCAGTGCCGGGTCACCATAGATGACTTTGCTGATCCGGTTCAGGTCGTCGTAGACGTATTCGACCTCGTCAGTGACGGCGTGTGCTGTGTTTGACAGGCACCATGCCATCAGCAACATCGATATAATGAGAGTTGTTTTTTTCATAGCACCAATACTCCTGATGTTTATTTGTTACTTCTCAACTTAAGGTCACAATTTGTGACATTAAAACGCAACCAACTGAAATTATTATTAAAATCCGATCTTTCTTTTTGGTTTACTATCTGCTTCAAGCAATTGCCGGATCGCCTCGAACACAATTCCGAACTGTTTGTCGTACTTCGATTCCATCTCTTCAAGTTTCTTTTTCAGTTCCTTATGCCCGGCAAGCATTTCACGGAGTTTGGTAAACGCCCGCATGATCTCGATGTTGACCTGTATTGCCCGTTCGCTTCGTAAAACACTGGAGAGCATGGCAACTCCCTGTTCGGTAAAGGCAAATGGGAGATATTTGGAATATTTTCCCTTACCTTCTAAGATCACAAATTGTGATCTTAGAGATTCGAACTCATCTTTGGTGAGTTCAAACATAAAGTCTTCAGGGAACCGCTCAATGTTTCTTCGAACAGCCTGTTTGAGGGTTCTCACCTCAACCCCGTACAGTTCTGCGAGGTCCTTATCCAGCATCACCTTCTTCCCTCTCAGGAAGTAGATCTTGCCGGTGATGTTTTCGATCGGGA
The window above is part of the Pseudomonadota bacterium genome. Proteins encoded here:
- a CDS encoding ORF6N domain-containing protein, with the protein product MGALIPIENITGKIYFLRGKKVMLDKDLAELYGVEVRTLKQAVRRNIERFPEDFMFELTKDEFESLRSQFVILEGKGKYSKYLPFAFTEQGVAMLSSVLRSERAIQVNIEIMRAFTKLREMLAGHKELKKKLEEMESKYDKQFGIVFEAIRQLLEADSKPKRKIGF